From Ochotona princeps isolate mOchPri1 chromosome X, mOchPri1.hap1, whole genome shotgun sequence, one genomic window encodes:
- the LPAR4 gene encoding lysophosphatidic acid receptor 4 codes for MGDRRFIDFQFQDLNSSLRPRLGNATANNTCIVDDSFKYNLNGAVYSVVFILGLITNSASLFVFCFRMKMRSETAIFITNLALSDLLFVCTLPFKIFYNFNRHWPFGDTLCKISGTAFLTNIYGSMLFLTCISVDRFLAIVYPFRSRTIRTRRNSAIVCAGVWILVLSGGISASLFSTTNVNNATTTCFEGFSKRIWKTYLSKITIFIEVVGFIIPLILNVSCSSVVLRTLRKPATLSQIGTNKKKVLKMITVHMAVFVVCFVPYNSVLFLYALVRSQAITNCLLERFAKIMYPITLCLATLNCCFDPFIYYFTLESFQKSFYINTHIRMESLFKTETPLTTKPSLPAIQEEVSDQTNNGGELMLESTF; via the coding sequence ATGGGTGACAGAAGATTCATTGATTTCCAGTTCCAAGATTTAAATTCAAGCCTCAGACCCAGGTTGGGCAATGCTACTGCCAATAATACTTGCATTGTTGATGATTCCTTCAAGTATAATCTGAATGGTGCTGTCTACAGTGTTGTATTCATTCTGGGTCTAATAACCAACAGTGCCTCTCTGTTTGTCTTCTGCTTCCGTATGAAAATGAGAAGTGAGACTGCTATTTTCATCACCAATCTGGCGCTTTCTGATTTGCTCTTTGTCtgtactctacctttcaaaatattttacaacttCAACCGCCACTGGCCTTTTGGTGATACCCTCTGCAAGATATCTGGGACTGCATTTCTCACCAACATCTATGGAAGCATGCTATTCCTCACCTGTATTAGTGTGGATCGTTTCCTGGCCATTGTCTATCCCTTTCGATCTCGCACCATAAGGACCAGGCGGAATTCTGCCATTGTGTGTGCTGGAGTCTGGATCCTAGTCCTCAGTGGTGGTATTTCAGCTTCTTTGTTCTCTACCACTAATGTCAACAATGCAACCACCACCTGCTTTGAGGGATTCTCCAAACGTATCTGGAAGACTTACCTGTCCAAGATCACCATATTTATTGAAGTTGTTGGGTTCATCATTCCCCTGATATTGAACGTCTCTTGCTCTTCTGTGGTGCTGAGAACTCTCCGCAAGCCTGCTACATTGTCTCAAATTGGgactaataaaaagaaagtgctGAAGATGATTACAGTGCACATGGCAGTCTTTGTGGTGTGCTTTGTACCTTACAACTCTGTTCTCTTCCTATATGCCCTGGTGCGCTCCCAGGCCATTACTAATTGCTTGTTGGAAAGGTTTGCGAAGATAATGTACCCAATCACACTGTGCCTTGCAACTCTGAACTGTTGTTTTGACCCTTTCATCTATTATTTCACCCTTGAGTCCTTTCAGAAATCCTTCTACATCAATACCCATATCAGGATGGAATCCTTGTTTAAGACTGAGACACCTCTGACCACAAAGCCGTCTCTTCCAGCTATTCAAGAGGAAGTTAGTGATCAAACAAATAATGGTGGTGAACTAATGCTAGAATCCACGTTCTAG